DNA from Pseudomonadota bacterium:
CGATGTTCCCACCGACAAACACCTTTTTGCCCATTGCCTTGAATATGTCACCAATCAGCGTGGTTACTGTGCTTTTGCCGTTGGTGCCGGTCACCGCCACAACTGGTGTTTCGAGATATTCCGGGGCCAACGCCAGTTCACCGATAACCGGGATACCCCGACCGAGAGCTTTCACCAGGGGTTGCGTTTCCAAGGGAATCCCGGGACTTACAAAAATTAAATCCGTATTCAGGAATGTCTTATCTGTATGACCGCCAGACTCAAGCTCGACCCCGGACTCTTTCAAAAATGACAATGTCTGCGAATCAATGCTCGCCTCAGGTCTCGCCTCGGATACGGTTATCCGGGCGCCCTGCCGCAGCAGAAAACCAACAGCTGAAATACCGGTCTTGCCAAGTCCCACGACCAGAATCTTCATGCCTGATTGTATTGTCTGTCTGTTGTTTGATTTACTCATTTTCCTGCCGTGTCATTATTTTCCGGCCACTTTTCGATCATCGAAGCTTCAGGGATGCCAATGCTGCAAGCCCGAGGACGATTGATATTATCCAGAATCGAACCACAACCTTGGGTTCTTCCCAGCCTTTCTTTTCAAAATGGTGATGAAAAGGCGCCATGAGAAATATCCTTTTGCCGCCGCTCACCTTGAAAAAACCCACCTGCAAAATCACCGATAAAGCTTCCATCACAAAAACACCGCCGACAATGGCCAGAAGAATTTCCTGTTTGATGATTATTGCAACAAGACCCAGTGCCCCCCCCAGGGAAAGCGAACCCACATCACCCATGAAAACCTGCGCGGGAAAGGCGTTGAACCAGAGAAAGCCCAAGCTCGCCCCCATGAGTGCGCCGCAGAAAACCGCCACTTCGCCGGCGCCGTTGACAAATGGAATCTGCAGATACGATGACAGGACGGCATGTCCGGCCAGATAGGAAAAAACCAGATAAACACTGCTTGAAATTACCGTGGGGCCCGCGGCAAGCCCGTCAAGTCCGTCCGTCAGATTCACCGCATTGGAGGCTCCGACAACCACCAGCACGGCAAAAGGTATGTAGAACCAACCCAGGTCCGGATAGAAATTCTTAAAAAACGGAAAGCTCAAATGCCCATCAAATCCTGCATGATAAAACAGGAAGACCCCGGCAATAGTCGCGCCGAGAAGGAGATTCAGAAATTTCATCTTGCCCCGCAGACCTTTGCTGTTTTGTTTGCGGATCTTCATGTAATCATCATAGCCGCCGATAATTCCGAACCATAAGGTCAACCCCATGATCAGCCACACATAATAATTTGTCAGATCAACCCAAAGGGCGGTAGAGAGAAAAATGGCAATCAGGATCAGGACGCCGCCCATGGTCGGAACCCCGCTTTTACCAAAATGGGTTTGCATCCCATCTTCCCGGATAACCTGACCGATCTGATATCGCCTGAGAAGTTCGATAAATTTCGGGCTCATGATTATGACCAGGAGAAACGCGGTCAACACCGCGCCGGCACAACGGAAAGTAATATATCGGAAAACATTAAAGCCGATGAAGTGCGTATGCAGAGGATAGAGAAAATAATACAGCATCAGTCAGTTCCTTCCTTTTCCGCACCCGCCAGGGTATCGATTATCGTTTCCATCTTCATGCCCCGTGACCCCTTGACTAGAACCCAATCACCCTTTGAAAGCCGATGCTCGGCCATCATCCGCTCAAGTTCTGTGGCAAGGGCTGCCTTACTTTTAAAAACCTGAATACGGTCAACGTCCATCGACGCGTTTCTTGCCCCGGC
Protein-coding regions in this window:
- the mraY gene encoding phospho-N-acetylmuramoyl-pentapeptide-transferase, with protein sequence MLYYFLYPLHTHFIGFNVFRYITFRCAGAVLTAFLLVIIMSPKFIELLRRYQIGQVIREDGMQTHFGKSGVPTMGGVLILIAIFLSTALWVDLTNYYVWLIMGLTLWFGIIGGYDDYMKIRKQNSKGLRGKMKFLNLLLGATIAGVFLFYHAGFDGHLSFPFFKNFYPDLGWFYIPFAVLVVVGASNAVNLTDGLDGLAAGPTVISSSVYLVFSYLAGHAVLSSYLQIPFVNGAGEVAVFCGALMGASLGFLWFNAFPAQVFMGDVGSLSLGGALGLVAIIIKQEILLAIVGGVFVMEALSVILQVGFFKVSGGKRIFLMAPFHHHFEKKGWEEPKVVVRFWIISIVLGLAALASLKLR